The following is a genomic window from Nitrospira sp..
TGTCATGTCTGAGACGCAAAGCTCCCCGGTCAAGCCCAGTGCACCGTGGATCAGAATTCCTGATGGAACCAAGGTGCGGTTGCGGACGGACAATCAAGAAGGTGTTGTCGATGGGCTGACCGAGATCGTCACGGGACCAGGCCGGAATCCCGATGGGCGCACGCAGTATCGCGTCAATCTCGGCGATCAAGCGCGCACGCTGGTTGTCGAAGACGATCTGTTGGTGCTTGTGGATGCGGAGGGCTTGGTTCTGATTCTGAAGCAGAAAGTGGAATTTCGCCGGCTTGTGACTCAGCGGCTGCGGGGCGCGCTTGGCGACGACCGTTTTGTCCGTCCTGCCTAAGGAACGGAACAGCGCGGGCCGTGCAAACGGCCCGCGCAAGTGTCCGAACTAATACAGGGGAGGTTGCGGCCCCCACTGCAACCCTTCCAAATCCGGGTCTTCTCCTGCTGGCCGTGGCGCGCGGTCGTCCTTTTCACCCT
Proteins encoded in this region:
- a CDS encoding Translation initiation factor 2B delta subunit (MaGe:77310644), which codes for MAKRDREKSLQTKRKEKEEKRAQRKGEKDDRAPRPAGEDPDLEGLQWGPQPPLY
- a CDS encoding hypothetical protein (Evidence 5 : Unknown function; MaGe:77310643), with translation MRGPFARPALFRSLGRTDKTVVAKRAPQPLSHKPAKFHFLLQNQNQALRIHKHQQIVFDNQRARLIAEIDAILRAPIGIPAWSRDDLGQPIDNTFLIVRPQPHLGSIRNSDPRCTGLDRGALRLRHDIPFQ
- a CDS encoding hypothetical protein (Evidence 4 : Unknown function but conserved in other organisms; MaGe:77310642) — its product is MDRSLINLLLEGNVMSETQSSPVKPSAPWIRIPDGTKVRLRTDNQEGVVDGLTEIVTGPGRNPDGRTQYRVNLGDQARTLVVEDDLLVLVDAEGLVLILKQKVEFRRLVTQRLRGALGDDRFVRPA